From the Brassica napus cultivar Da-Ae chromosome A8, Da-Ae, whole genome shotgun sequence genome, one window contains:
- the LOC106361574 gene encoding 30-kDa cleavage and polyadenylation specificity factor 30: MEDADGLSFDFEGGLDSGPIQPTASVPVAPLENQSSAAVNLTPSYDHSSAAAAGAGRGRSFRQTVCRHWLRGLCMKGDACGFLHQYDKARMPICRFFRVHGECREQDCVYKHTNEDIKECNMYKLGFCPNGPDCRYRHAKLPGPPPPVEEVLQKIQQLTSYNYGPNRFYQPRNAAPQLGDVKPQVQVQTQEPGNLQQQQQQPQQSQHQVSQTQTQTQTQNTADQTSHPLPRGLNRYFVVKSNNSENFELSVQQGVWATQRSNEAKLNEAFDTVNNVILIFSVNRTRHFQGCAKMTSRIGGYIGGGNWKNEHGTQQYGGNFSVKWLKLCELSFHKTRNLRNPYNENLPVKISRDCQELEPSVGEELASLLYLEPDSKLMAISIAAEAKREEEKAKGVNPESRAENPDIVPFEDNEEEEEEEDESEEEEDGMANGPQGRGRGRGMMWPPQMPMGRGIRPMPGMGGFPLGVMNPADAFPYGPGGYNGMPDPFGMGPRPFGPYGPRFGGDFRGPVPGMMFPGRPPQQFPHGGYGMMGGSGRGGPLMGGMGNAPRGGGGGRPMYYPPATTTASSARPGPTSSNRRTPERSDDRGAVDESHEIEQFEVGNSLRNEETESEDEDKAPRRSRHGDKRR, translated from the exons ATGGAGGACGCCGACGGACTCAGCTTCGATTTCGAAGGCGGTCTCGACTCCGGACCTATCCAGCCCACGGCTTCCGTCCCCGTCGCTCCCCTCGAAAACCAATCCTCCGCCGCCGTCAACCTGACGCCGAGCTACGATCACTCCTCCGCGGCGGCGGCCGGAGCTGGGAGAGGGCGGAGTTTCCGCCAGACCGTTTGCAGGCACTGGCTCCGAGGTCTGTGTATGAAAGGCGACGCCTGCGGGTTCCTCCATCAGTACGATAAAGCTCGTATGCCGATCTGCAGATTCTTCCGAGTGCACGGTGAATGTAGAGAGCAGGATTGCGTCTATAAGCATACCAATGAAGATATCAAAGAATGCAATAT GTACAAGCTagggttttgtcccaatggtcCTGATTGTAGGTACAGGCATGCGAAGCTGCCTGGACCACCACCTCCAGTTGAGGAAGTTCTTCAGAAGATACAACAGTTGACTTCGTACAACTACGGGCCTAATAGATTCTACCAACCACGGAACGCTGCTCCGCAGTTGGGGGATGTTAAGCCTCAGGTGCAAGTTCAGACGCAGGAGCCAGGTAActtgcagcagcagcagcaacagccTCAGCAATCACAACATCAGGTCAGCCAGACTCAGACTCAGACTCAGACGCAAAACACTGCTGACCAAACTTCTCATCCTTTGCCGCGAGGGTTAAATAG GTATTTTGTAGTAAAAAGTAACAATTCAGAAAATTTTGAGTTATCTGTGCAACAAGGAGTATGGGCTACACAAAGAAGCAATGAAGCGAAACTTAATGAAGCTTTTGACACTGTGAATAATGTGATCTTGATATTCTCTGTCAACCGAACACGGCATTTTCAG GGCTGTGCTAAGATGACATCCAGAATTGGTGGTTACATTGGTGGAGGAAACTGGAAAAATGAACATGGAACTCAACAGTATGGTGGGAACTTTTCAGTTAAATGGTTAAAG TTGTGCGAACTGTCCTTCCACAAAACCCGGAATTTGAGGAATCCTTACAACGAGAACTTACCTGTGAAG ATAAGCAGAGACTGTCAAGAGTTAGAGCCCTCCGTTGGTGAGGAGCTGGCTTCCTTGCTTTATCTGGAACCAGATAGCAAGCTTATG GCAATCTCCATAGCTGCAGAGGCCAAacgagaagaagagaaagcaaAGGGCGTGAATCCAGAGAGCAGAGCTGAGAACCCAGACATCGTCCCATTTGAGGACaacgaagaagaggaagaagaagaagatgaaagcgaggaggaagaagatggcATGGCGAACGGTCCTCAAggcagaggaagaggaagagggatgATGTGGCCTCCTCAAATGCCTATGGGACGTGGAATCAGACCAATGCCCGGAATGGGAGGTTTCCCTCTCGGGGTAATGAACCCTGCAGATGCTTTTCCCTATGGACCTGGTGGCTACAACGGTATGCCAGATCCATTTGGTATGGGTCCAAGACCCTTTGGACCGTATGGACCGAGGTTCGGCGGTGATTTCAGAGGACCTGTACCGGGGATGATGTTTCCCGGTAGGCCTCCGCAACAGTTTCCACATGGAGGTTATGGTATGATGGGAGGCTCAGGGCGTGGTGGACCGCTTATGGGAGGAATGGGAAACGCTCcccgaggaggaggaggaggcaggCCAATGTATTATCCACCAGCTACAACAACAGCATCATCAGCACGTCCTGGCCCTACTTCTTCCAACAGGAGAACACCTGAGAGAAGCGATGACAGAGGGGCGGTGGATGAATCTCATGAGATAGAGCAGTTTGAGGTTGGAAACAGTTTGAGAAACGAAGAGACTGAAAGTGAAGACGAAGACAAAGCTCCTAGACGATCAAGGCATGGAGACAAGCGTCGGTAA
- the LOC106361575 gene encoding UPF0725 protein At5g63820 — translation MDNKESSELGNLPTSPMAKRARTRETTGERLRRPLPRSIDLRNPDLAYGFDMYYNDEPLKLVPSTWSKNYGIGLYGRIGLQCYNLQKGTNLKFKRLEKHSSKDTSFFSLYITLEVTDPATGSVCSFQTQFGDAGRRISLGARITWFTLASRIKQIYNQPIDDVWDEDTPGINEFYKVPMPRWFSDEALERDSKKYYVVPVSELHDNDWLQLLMEVAFFSKSDRCLDAYLPLELKNVVVETFEDYTTEPSEKLKADNAIFYISYKCCSDPSTPLAGDHRAVVRKTMDGKPGHMCLEVALTKEQE, via the exons ATGGATAACAAAGAATCAAGTGAGCTGGGGAATTTACCAACATCCCCAATGGCTAAGCGGGCCCGAACGCGTGAAACGACCGGAGAACGGCTACGGAGACCGTTACCCCGCTCGATCGACTTGAGAAATCCTGATCTGGCCTAT ggtTTTGATATGTATTACAATGACGAACCGCTTAAATTAGTTCCGTCTACTTGGAGTAAAAACTATGGTATCGGTCTCTATGGTAGGATTGGACTCCAATGCTACAATCTTCAGAAG ggAACAAACTTAAAGTTTAAACGCTTGGAGAAACATAGTAGCAAGGACACTTCCTTCTTCAGCCTGTACATAACTTTGGAGGTAACCGATCCGGCCACTGGCTCTGTCTGCTCTTTTCAGACTCAGTTTGGCGATGCAGGACGCCGCATTTCGTTGGGGGCTAGGATTACCTGGTTTACCTTAGCCTCCAGAATCAAAcaaatat ATAACCAGCCTATTGATGATGTATGGGACGAGGACACACCTGGAATAAATGAGTTCTACAAAGTTCCAATGCCCAGATGGTTTTCTGATGAAGCCTTGGAACGTGACAGTAAAAAGTATTACGTG GTGCCAGTATCAGAGCTGCATGACAATGACTGGCTTCAACTTCTCATGGAAGTCGCCTTCTTCTCCAAATCAGATCGT tgtttggatgcttaccTACCCTTGGAGCTCAAGAACGTTGTTGTGGAAACTTTTGAAGATTACACAACAGAGCCTAGTGAGAAGCTCAAAGCTGATAACGCAATCTTCTACATTAGTTACAAGTGTTGCTCTGATCCTTCAACGCCTCTGGCTGGTGATCACCGTGCCGTAGTAAGGAAAACCATGGATGGCAAACCAGGCCACATGTGTCTTGAGGTTGCGCTTACCAAAGAAcaagaatga
- the LOC106361576 gene encoding cation-chloride cotransporter 1-like: MDRGDIEEAAGEEEFPRLGGGKYRPVGAHDRAVVEMSSIDPGSSSSSSSSTLKNIRVVAPGEMGAGAREGPIPEDGVNGHQKESKLELFGFDSLVNILGLKSMTGEQIPAPSSPRDGEDISIMQGHPKPALKMGTMMGVFVPCLQNILGIIYYIRFTWIVGMAGIGQSLVLVLLCGLCTFLTTISLSAIATNGAMKGGGPYYLIGRALGPEVGISIGLCFFLGNAVAGALYVLGAVETFLKAFPAAGIFRETITKVNGTAVAESVQSPSSHDLQIYGIVVTILLCFIVFGGVKMINRVAPAFLLPVLLSILCIFIGMFLAKTDDPDTGITGLRLKSFRDNWSSAYQMTNNAGIPDPLGGTYWSFNELVGLFFPAVTGIMAGSNRSASLKDTQRSIPVGTLAATLSTTLLYVISVLFFGAVATRDKLLTDRLLTATVAWPLPLIVHVGIILSTLGAALQSLTGAPRLLAAIANDDILPILNYFKVADTSEPHIATLFTALICIGCVVIGNLDLITPTVTMFYLLCYAGVNLSCFLLDLLDAPSWRPRWKYHHWSLSFVGASLCIVIMFLISWSFTVVAIALASLIYKYVGLKGKAGDWGDGFKSAYFQLALRSLRSLGADQVHPKNWYPIPLVFCRPWGQLPENVPCHPKLADFANCMKKKGRGMSIFVSILDGDYYECAEEAKEACKQLATYIEYKRCEGVAEIVVAPNMTEGFRGIIQTMGLGNLKPNIVVMRYPEIWRRENLTEIPSTFVGIINDCITANKGVVIIKGLEEWPNEYQRQYGTIDLYWIVRDGGLMLLLSQLLLTKESFESCKIQLFCIAEEDSDAEALKADVKKFLYDLRMQAEVIVVTMKSWDIRSEGNSKEDSLEAFDAAQRRISDYLGEIKSQGSTPRLANGKAMVVNEQQVEKFLYTMLKLNSTILSYSRMAAVVLVSLPPPPLNHPAYFYMEYMDLLVENVPRMLIVRGYHRDVVTLFT; the protein is encoded by the exons ATGGATAGGGGAGACATTGAAGAAGCCGCCGGCGAAGAGGAATTCCCGCGACTCGGCGGAGGAAAATACAGGCCGGTGGGGGCGCACGATAGAGCGGTTGTCGAAATGTCATCGATCGATCCTggatcttcctcctcctcctcctcttccaccctCAA GAACATAAGAGTAGTGGCACCGGGAGAGATGGGAGCTGGTGCAAGGGAGGGTCCTATACCAGAAGATGGAGTCAATGGCCATCAGAAGGAATCCAAGCTGGAATTATTTGGTTTTGATTCTCTTGTGAACATTCTTGGTTTGAAGAG CATGACAGGAGAGCAAATTCCAGCACCATCTAGCCCTAGAGATGGGGAGGATATCTCCATCATGCAAGGGCACCCAAAG CCTGCTCTCAAGATGGGTACAATGATGGGAGTTTTCGTTCCCTGCTTGCAAAACATTTTAGGAATTATATACTATATCCGTTTCACATG GATTGTTGGCATGGCTGGTATCGGACAAAGCCTAGTGTTGGTATTGCTGTGTGGATTATGTACATTTTTGACGACAATATCTTTGAGTGCTATTGCGACAAATGGCGCAATGAAG GGTGGAGGACCATATTACCTCATTGGTCGTGCTCTTGGTCCGGAGGTTGGGATTAGCATAGGTTTATGCTTCTTCCTTGGCAATGCAGTTGCTGGAGCTCT GTACGTTTTGGGTGCTGTGGAGACTTTTTTAAAAGCGTTCCCTGCTGCTGGGATTTTTAGAG AAACTATCACAAAGGTTAATGGAACTGCAGTTGCCGAATCAGTACAAAGCCCAAGCTCACACGACTTGCAGATTTATGGAATTGTTGTGACTATACTTCTATGCTTCATTGTGTTTGGCGGCGTGAAGATGATCAATCGGGTTGCACCTGCTTTCCTACTACCCGTGTTGCTCTCTATCTTGTGCATATTCATTGGGATGTTTTTGGCAAAAACAGATGATCCTGACA CTGGAATCACGGGCTTGCGATTAAAAAGTTTTAGAGATAACTGGAGTTCTGCTTATCAGATGACAAATAATGCGGGAATTCCTGATCCACTTGGAGGCACATACTGGAGTTTCAA TGAGTTGGTGGGTCTATTTTTCCCTGCTGTAACAGGAATTATGGCTGGTTCAAATAGATCAGCTTCACTGAAAGACACACAAAGATCAATTCCTGTTGGAACATTGGCTGCCACTCTGTCAACCACCTTACTGTATGTGATATCAGTGCTGTTTTTTGGAGCTGTTGCTACCCGTGACAAACTTTTGACTGATAG GCTTCTTACTGCCACAGTTGCTTGGCCTCTCCCCTTAATTGTTCACGTTGGCATCATCCTCTCAACCTTAGGGGCTGCTCTCCAGAGTCTGACAGGGGCCCCAAGGTTGCTTGCGGCTATAGCAAATGATGATATTCTCCCCATCCTGAATTATTTTAAAGTTGCAGATACTAGCGAACCTCACATAGCGACGCTTTTCACAGCCTTGATCTGCATCGGATGTGTTGTCATCGGAAATCTGGATCTTATCACACCGACTGTGACTATGTTTTATCTTTTATGCTACGCGGGAGTAAACTTGTCTTGTTTCCTGCTCGATCTACTTGATGCTCCAAGTTGGCGTCCACGGTGGAAATACCATCACTGGAGCCTTTCCTTTGTCGGAGCCTCACTTTGCATAG TGATCATGTTCTTGATTTCTTGGTCATTCACTGTCGTTGCCATTGCGCTTGCAAGTCTTATATACAAATACGTTGGACTAAAAGGAAAGGCCGGGGACTGGGGAGATGGTTTCAAGAGTGCATATTTTCAGTTGGCCCTTCGTAGTCTCAGATCACTCGGAG CGGATCAAGTGCACCCTAAGAACTGGTATCCAATCCCCCTTGTATTCTGCAGACCATGGGGACAGCTCCCAGAAAACGTTCCGTGCCACCCTAAGCTGGCTGATTTTGCCAACTGTATGAAGAAAAAAGGTCGTGGAATGTCGATCTTTGTCTCAATACTAGACGGCGACTACTACGAATGTGCTGAAGAAGCAAAGGAAGCCTGCAAACAACTAGCCACATACATTGAGTATAAGCGTTGCGAAGGCGTAGCTGAAATCGTTGTAGCTCCAAACATGACCGAAGGCTTCCGGGGGATCATCCAGACGATGGGACTCGGAAATCTCAAACCCAACATCGTCGTTATGCGTTACCCTGAGATCTGGCGACGGGAGAATCTAACAGAGATCCCATCCACGTTTGTTGGGATAATCAACGACTGCATAACAGCAAACAAAGGAGTTGTCATCATCAAAGGGTTAGAGGAATGGCCCAACGAGTACCAAAGACAGTACGGAACAATCGACTTGTACTGGATCGTGAGAGACGGTGGTCTCATGCTTCTTCTCTCGCAGCTTCTTCTGACGAAAGAAAGCTTCGAAAGCTGCAAGATCCAGCTCTTCTGCATAGCTGAAGAGGATTCAGACGCGGAAGCATTAAAAGCCGACGTGAAGAAGTTCCTCTACGACCTCAGAATGCAAGCCGAAGTAATCGTGGTGACGATGAAGTCGTGGGACATAAGATCAGAGGGAAACAGCAAAGAAGATTCGTTGGAGGCTTTTGATGCTGCGCAGAGACGAATCTCGGATTACTTGGGAGAGATAAAGAGTCAAGGTTCGACTCCAAGGTTGGCAAACGGGAAAGCGATGGTGGTTAATGAGCAACAAGTGGAGAAGTTTCTATACACGATGCTGAAACTGAACTCGACCATACTCAGTTACTCGAGGATGGCCGCGGTGGTGCTGGTTAGTCTCCCGCCGCCTCCGTTGAACCACCCGGCGTATTTCTACATGGAGTATATGGATTTGCTGGTGGAGAATGTTCCGAGGATGTTGATCGTGAGAGGGTATCACAGAGATGTTGTAACTTTGTTTACATAG
- the LOC106361577 gene encoding BTB/POZ domain-containing protein At1g30440-like, whose translation MACMKLGSKSDAFQRQGQAWFCTTGLPSDIVVEVGEMSFHLHKFPLLSRSGVMERNIAEASKQGDDDDKCLIQISDLPGGDKTFELIAKFCYGVKLELTASNVVHLRCAAEHLEMTEDHAEGNLISQTETFLNQVVLKSWKDSIKALQTCSEVSHFAEELNITKKCIDSLAIRASTTDPNLLGWPVVDPMQSPGGSVLWNGISTGARLKHTSSDWWYEDASTLSFPLFKRLITVMDSRGIREDIIAGSLTYYTRKHLPGLKRRRGGPEASGRFSSSGNVLSEEEQKHLLEEIQDLLSMQKGLVPTKFFVDMLRVAKILKASPTCIANLEKRIGMQLDQAALEDLVMPSFTHTMETLYDVDSVQRILDHFLGTDQVMTVGGGVGSPCSSVDDGNLMGSPQRITPMTAVAKLIDGYLAEVAPDVNLKLPKFQALAGSVPECARLLDDGLYRAIDIYLKHHPWLAETERENLCRLLDCQKLSLEACTHAAQNERLPLRVIVQVLFFEQLQLRTSVAGCFLVSDNLDGGSRQLRSGGFAGGSTEGGGWASAVRENQVLKVGMDSMRMRVCELEKECSNMRQEIEKLGKTSKVGGGGKTWENVSKKLGFGIKLKSHQMCSAQEGSVSKSNSENVKIEKLKDVKERRGKHKKASSISSER comes from the exons atgGCTTGCATGAAGCTGGGATCCAAATCTGATGCTTTCCAGAGACAAGGCCAGGCTTG GTTTTGCACAACTGGACTTCCAAGTGACATTGTCGTTGAAGTTGGAGAGATGTCTTTCCATCTCCACAAG TTTCCTTTGCTCTCTAGAAGTGGAGTCATGGAAAGAAACATCGCAGAGGCATCAAAACAAGGGGATGATGATGACAAATGTCTCATTCAAATCTCTGATCTTCCCGGAGGAGACAAAACATTCGAGCTTATCGCCAAGTTCTGCTACGGTGTAAAACTCGAACTCACCGCCTCCAACGTCGTACACCTCAGATGCGCAGCTGAGCATCTCGAAATGACTGAGGACCACGCCGAAGGAAACCTAATCTCCCAAACCGAAACTTTCCTCAACCAAGTCGTCCTCAAAAGCTGGAAAGACTCAATAAAAGCCCTCCAAACCTGCAGCGAGGTCTCCCACTTCGCTGAGGAGTTAAACATCACCAAGAAATGCATCGACTCGCTAGCTATAAGAGCATCAACAACAGACCCAAACCTTCTCGGATGGCCGGTCGTGGACCCCATGCAGAGTCCAGGTGGCAGCGTGTTATGGAACGGGATAAGCACCGGGGCTAGACTCAAACACACCAGCTCAGATTGGTGGTATGAGGACGCCTCCACGCTTAGCTTTCCTCTTTTTAAAAGACTCATCACAGTCATGGACTCCAGAGGGATAAGAGAAGACATCATAGCCGGTTCGTTAACTTACTACACAAGAAAACACTTACCCGGCTTAAAACGACGCCGTGGAGGACCTGAAGCTAGCGGTCGTTTCAGCAGCTCAGGGAATGTACTCTCCGAAGAAGAGCAGAAGCACTTGCTCGAAGAGATCCAAGACCTTCTCAGCATGCAAAAAGGTTTAGTCCCGACCAAGTTCTTCGTCGACATGCTTCGTGTCGCCAAGATTCTGAAGGCTAGTCCCACTTGCATAGCCAACTTGGAGAAGAGGATAGGGATGCAGCTCGACCAGGCGGCGTTGGAGGATCTTGTGATGCCTAGCTTTACTCACACGATGGAGACTCTATACGATGTTGACTCTGTGCAGAGGATCTTGGACCATTTTCTTGGTACTGATCAGGTCATGACTGTTGGTGGTGGTGTTGGCTCTCCTTGCTCTTCGGTGGATGATGGGAACTTGATGGGCTCACCGCAGAGGATAACGCCGATGACGGCGGTTGCGAAGCTTATTGATGGGTATCTTGCTGAAGTGGCTCCTGATGTGAATCTCAAGCTTCCGAAGTTTCAAGCTCTAGCTGGTTCTGTTCCTGAGTGTGCTAGGCTCTTGGATGATGGACTATATCGCGCAATAGACATTTACTTAAAG CATCATCCGTGGTTAGCGGAGACAGAAAGAGAGAATCTTTGCAGGTTGTTAGACTGCCAGAAACTCTCTTTAGAAGCTTGCACACACGCGGCACAGAACGAGAGATTACCTCTAAGAGTAATAGTCCAAGTGCTCTTCTTTGAGCAGCTTCAGCTTAGAACCTCTGTAGCTGGATGCTTCCTGGTTTCAGACAACCTCGATGGAGGGTCAAGACAGTTAAGAAGCGGCGGGTTTGCAGGAGGATCAACAGAAGGAGGAGGATGGGCAAGTGCAGTAAGAGAGAATCAAGTCTTGAAAGTTGGGATGGACAGTATGAGGATGAGGGTTTGCGAGTTGGAGAAAGAGTGTTCGAATATGAGACAGGAGATTGAGAAACTCGGTAAGACGAGTAAGGTTGGTGGTGGTGGCAAAACGTGGGAGAATGTTTCTAAGAAACTTGGGTTTGGTATAAAGCTGAAGTCGCATCAAATGTGCAGTGCTCAAGAAGGGTCTGTGTCGAAGTCTAACAGTGAGAATGTGAAGATAGAGAAGCTTAAGGATGTGAAAGAACGTCGTGGAAAGCATAAGAAGGCTTCGAGCATTAGTTCTGAAAGGTGA